From the genome of Miscanthus floridulus cultivar M001 chromosome 10, ASM1932011v1, whole genome shotgun sequence, one region includes:
- the LOC136490169 gene encoding uncharacterized protein, with the protein MEAETGGKPATAEAMKKAKKDGVVKEVIRLERESVIPILKPKLVMKLAYLIERENDRAEFMKICKRVEYTIRAWYLLQFDDLMQLFSLFDPVNGEKSLEQQGMTSNELDTLELNFLTYLFQIMEKSNFKLLSDEEYEVAQSGQYLLNLPIKVDESKVDSKLLTRYFKEHPHDNLPAFANKYIIFRRGIGIDRTTDYFFMEKVDVIISRAWRSLLRVTRIDRLFAKKQVLSRKDTKKTDEINDDVEEPDLDVERVRLEKMELSIKNLLRKITIQEPTFERMIVVYRKASSESKPDRGIFVKHFKHIPMADMELVLPEKKNPSLTPMDWVTFLISAVIGLVTLIGSLEMPKADIWVVTAILSGLIGYCAKIYFTFQANMVAYQNLITKSMYDKQLDSGRGTLLHLCDDVIQQEVKEVIISYYILMEQGKATVQDLDLRCEQLIKEEFGMECNFDVVDAVKKLEKLGIVSRDSIGRILCVPLKRANEIIGTTTEEMVMRAQQAPAGS; encoded by the exons ATGGAGGCGGAGACTGGAGGGAAGCCAGCGACGGCGGAGGCGATGAAGAAGGCCAAGAAGGACGGGGTGGTCAAGGAGGTGATACGGCTCGAGCGCGAGTCCGTCATCCCCATCCTCAAGCCCAAGCTCGTCATGAAGCTCGCCTACCTCATCG AGCGTGAGAATGACCGTGCTGAGTTCATGAAGATATGTAAGAGGGTGGAGTACACAATCCGTGCTTGGTACCTTCTGCAGTTTGATGATCTAATG CAACTGTTTTCTTTATTCGATCCTGTTAATGGTGAGAAGAGTTTGGAGCAGCAGGGCATGACATCCAATGAGCTTGACACTTTAGAACTCAATTTCTTAACCTACCTTTTTCAG ATTATGGAAAAGAGCAACTTCAAGTTGTTATCTGACGAAGAGTATGAGGTAGCGCAGTCTGGTCAGTATCTTCTAAACCTCCCGATCAAGGTTGATGAATCCAAG GTAGACAGCAAGCTATTGACAAGGTACTTTAAGGAGCACCCACATGACAATCTACCAGCATTTGCTAATAAG TATATTATCTTCCGTCGGGGCATTGGAATTGATCGTACAACTGACTATTTCTTCATGGAAAAAGTGGATGTCATCATATCTCGAGCATGGAGGTCATTGCTTCGAGTCACAAG GATCGATAGATTGTTTGCGAAGAAACAAGTACTGTCAAGAAAGGACACAAAGAAGACTGACGAAATAAATGATGATGTAGAAGAGCCAGATCTCGACGTTGAGCGTGTTCGTCTAGAGAAAATGGAACTGAG CATAAAGAATCTATTAAGAAAAATAACAATTCAAGAGCCTACATTTGAAAGGATGATCGTGGTGTATAG GAAGGCTAGCTCAGAAAGTAAGCCAGATCGAGGGATATTTGTAAAGCACTTCAAGCACATTCCGATGGCCGATATGGAGTTAGTCCTG CCAGAGAAGAAAAACCCTAGTTTAACACCGATGGATTGGGTTACATTTCTAATTTCTGCTGTGATTGGTTTG GTCACTCTAATAGGTAGTCTAGAAATGCCAAAGGCTGACATATGGGTTGTCACAGCTATCTTATCTGGTCTGATTGGATACTGTGCGAAGATATACTTCAC ATTCCAAGCAAATATGGTTGCATACCAAAACTTGATTACAAAGTCAATGTATGATAAGCAACTTGATAGTGGGAGAGGAACACTTCTTCACTTGTGTGATGATGTGATCCAGCAAGAA GTTAAGGAGGTTATCATTTCTTACTATATTTTGATGGAGCAAGGAAAGGCCACTGTACAG GACCTTGATTTACGTTGCGAACAGCTCATCAAGGAAGAGTTTGGTATGGAGTGCAATTTTGATGTTGTGGATGCTGTAAAGAAGCTAGAGAAACTCGGTATTGTTTCTCGG GACTCAATCGGGAGGATCCTATGTGTCCCATTGAAGCGCGCAAATGAGATCATAGGGACAACTACCGAAGAAATGGTGATGCGAGCCCAGCAAGCCCCTGCTGGTTCATAA
- the LOC136490170 gene encoding succinate dehydrogenase assembly factor 2, mitochondrial-like: MAAALLRRALHLRRVLPSPAVTAAAQRLAPTFSTTPAPTTSQQNAATTTIDLSSDESRRRLLNRLVYRSKQRGFLELDLVLGTWVEQHVHGMDEANIRALLQVLDLENPDLWKWLTSQEQTPEDLNSNPVFAAIKSKVTDNLTKHASPETRSTPGQPWVRGWDDIKKGKDGPKYGNQ; this comes from the exons ATGGCGGCCGCGCTGCTCCGCCGCGCGCTCCACCTCCGCCGCGTGCTCCCCTCGCCCGCCGTCACCGCCGCCGCACAGCGCCTCGCCCCCACCTTCTCGACCACCCCGGCTCCGACGACCTCCCAGCAGAACGCCGCCACCACAACGATCGACCTCTCCTCCGACgagagccgccgccgcctcctcaacAG GTTGGTGTACCGGAGCAAGCAGCGGGGGTTCCTGGAGCTGGACCTGGTGCTGGGGACCTGGGTCGAGCAGCACGTGCACGGCATGGACGAGGCCAACATCCGCGCCCTTCTGCAAGTGCTCGACCTC GAAAACCCAGATTTGTGGAAATGGCTGACTAGTCAGGAGCAGACACCAGAGGATCTGAATTCTAATCCG GTGTTTGCTGCCATCAAATCAAAGGTCACAGATAACCTAACCAAGCATGCTTCTCCCGAGACCCGATCAACACCAGGTCAACCATGGGTTAGAGGATGGGACGACATAAAGAAAGGCAAAGATGGACCCAAGTATGGAAATCAGTGA